The proteins below come from a single Cannabis sativa cultivar Pink pepper isolate KNU-18-1 chromosome 3, ASM2916894v1, whole genome shotgun sequence genomic window:
- the LOC133036164 gene encoding uncharacterized protein LOC133036164 yields the protein MKKSTTIDTFFKIKNVEVSTSDVSSNPSVSVDVDHENSKNRPIKSLRLDIKEGFDINSLERDPEIRPPIWEYPPEKCDEVRRTYIKAGPFQIMLSRYRKSKEAHSHAHPRLNAFTINGFRSWKKVRGKNCAFLAHIGDDINSPHRNAEKAVADLMNQPTHIGRRFANFTSQEIADNRLRLKTSIEGIRWLAFQACPFRGHNESKTSINRGNFLELLSFITSDNDKVAEVLDKAPRNATYTSPTTQKQVLHVLGNKVRNMIHEEIGDAKFSVIVDKARDESKKEQMLIVLRFVDKDGYAQERFFGLIHVKDIAALTLKEGIFSILSNYSLDVQSICGQGYDGASNMRGQWNGLQALILSECPYAYYVHCFAHRLQLALVAASREVIRVHQFFTKLNSIINIIGASCKRNDQLKAAQAANIAHLLEIDELESGK from the exons atgaaaaaatcaactacCATTGatacatttttcaaaataaaaaatgttgAAGTTTCAACATCTGATGTCTCATCAAATCCATCCGTATCAGTGGATGTAGATcatgaaaattcaaaaaatcggCCAATAAAGTCTTTAAGACTTGACATTAAAGAAGGGTTTGATATAAATTCATTAGAGCGTGATCCAGAAATACGCCCGCCAATATGGGAGTATCCACCTGAGAAGTGTGATGAAGTTCGCAGAACTTACATTAAAGCTGGTCCATTTCAGATTATGCTATCTAGATATCGAAAATCAAAAGAAGCTCATTCAC ATGCACATCCTAGATTGAATGCATTTACTATTAATGGATTTCGATCATGGAAAAAAGTGAGAGGAAAAAATTGTGCATTTTTAGCACATATTGGAGACGATATAAATTCACCTCATAGAAATGCTGAGAAAGCAGTTGCAGATCTCATGAACCAACCAACACATATTGGAAGAAGGTTTGCGAACTTCACATCACAAGAAATCGCTGACAATAGACTTCGTTTGAAAACATCAATTGAGGGGATTAGGTGGCTAGCATTTCAAGCATGCCCTTTTAGAGGTCACAATGAATCTAAAACTTCAATTAATCGGGGAaactttttagagttattaaGTTTCATAACTTCCGATAATGATAAGGTAGCAGAAGTTTTGGATAAAGCTCCACGAAATGCAACATATACATCACCAACAACGCAAAAACAAGTTTTGCATGTCTTGGGAAATAAAGTGAGAAACATGATTCATGAAGAAATTGGTGATGCAAAATTTTCAGTAATAGTTGATAAAGCACGAGATGAATCTAAGAAAGAGCAAATGTTAATTGTTTTGAGATTTGTTGATAAAGATGGGTATGCGCAAGAACGTTTTTTCGGGCTTATTCATGTCAAAGACATTGCTGCTTTAACATTAAAAGAAGGTATTTTCTCTATACTCTCTAATTATAGTCTTGATGTTCAATCTATTTGTGGGCAAGGTTATGATGGCGCAAGTAACATGCGTGGACAATGGAATGGTTTGCAAGCTTTAATTTTAAGTGAATGTCCTTATGCTTACTATGTTCATTGTTTTGCACATCGTTTGCAATTGGCATTAGTTGCTGCATCTAGAGAAGTTATTCGTGTCCATCAATTTTTTACAAAGTTGAACtccattattaatattattggtgcttcaTGTAAGCGCAATGACCAACTAAAAGCTGCTCAAGCTGCAAATATTGCTCATTTACTTGAGATTGATGAACTAGAAAGTGGGAAATGA